The following nucleotide sequence is from Halorussus caseinilyticus.
GAATAGTCTCTGGTTGCGTCAGCCGAGTCTACCTCAGCCTTCGGCTACGTTATATCGTTTCGCGTCTCGACTTATAGGATTTTTGGTGAAATGTTGTGGATAGCTCTTTCTCTGGTAGCGATGGTCGTAGTTGGTCTGCTCGGCCTTCGGCTCGTGCCGAAGCGTTGGGACAGCGCAGACTTGAAGGTCAGGCCGTGGGGTGTGTCGGCGGACAGCGACCCCGACAACCCCGAGTAGGGCGAGGGGTCTCCGCCTCGTCGGACTCTGACCCGAGTGGTACCCCCGAAGCGTGCCGACTGTTCCCCGTTCGAGTAGGGAGGCTAGAAAAAGCCTTTAACGGCCACGCGGTCTACCCTACGGTAACGATGGTACTCGACGACTTGGGAAACTCCCTCCGCGACTCCCTCGGTAAACTCAGCGGGCAGACCCGCGTGACCGAGGAAGACGTGGAAGAAATCGTCAAGGAGATTCAGCGGTCGCTCCTGCAGGCCGACGTTGAAGTCAGCCTCGTGATGGACCTCTCGGACTCCATCAAAGAGCGTGCGCTCGAAGAGGAGTCGCCCGCCGGAACCTCGGCGCGCGACCACGTTCTCCGAATCGTCTACGAGGAGATGGTGGACCTCGTGGGCGACAGCACCGACATCCCCCTCGAAGGGCAGACCATCCTGCTCGCCGGTCTACAGGGGTCCGGGAAGACGACCACCGCGGCGAAGATGGCGTGGTGGTTCTCGAAGAAAGGGCTTCGGCCCGCAATCGTCCAGACCGACACCTTCCGACCCGGCGCGTACGACCAAGCCAAGGAGATGGCCGGTCGCGCGGAAGTGGACTTCTACGGCGACCCCGACGAGGAGAACCCCGTGAAAATCGCCCGCGACGGTCTCAAAGCCACGAGCGACGCCGACGTTCACATCGTGGACACCGCGGGTCGCCACGCCCTCGAAGACGACCTCATCGACGAAATCGAGGAGATAGAGCGCGAGGTCAATCCCGACCGGAACCTGCTGGTCTTGGACGCCGCAATCGGGCAAGGCGCGAAAGACCAAGCCCGGCAGTTCGACGACTCCATCGGCATCGAGGGCGTCATCGTCACGAAACTCGACGGGACCGCGAAAGGTGGCGGCGCGCTGACCGCGGTCAACGAGACGAACTCGTCCATCGCGTTCCTCGGTTCCGGCGAGGAAGTTCGGGACATCGAGCGGTTCGAGCCTTCGGGATTCATCTCGCGTCTGCTCGGGATGGGTGACCTGAAGCAACTCACCGAACGCGTCGAGCGCGCGATGGCCGAGACCCAAGAGGAGGAGGAAGACTGGGACCCCGAGGATATGCTGAAAGGCGAGTTCACCCTGAAGGACATGCGCCACCAGATGCAGGCGATGAACAACATGGGTCCGCTCGACCAAGTGATGGACATGATTCCGGGCATGGGCGGCGGCCTGATGGACGAACTCCCGGACGACGCGATGGACGTGACCCAAGACCGGATGCGTAGCTTCGAGGTCATCATGGACTCGATGACCGAGATGGAACTCGAGAACCCCCCGCGCCATCGGCGCGAGTCAGGTCGAACGCATCGCCCGCGGAAGCGGGGAAAGACGAGGAGCGCGTGCGCGAACTCCTCGAACAGCACAAGATGATGTCCCAGACGCTCAAGCAGTTCCAAGGCATGGGCCAAGGCAACATGGAGCGCATGATGAAGAAGATGCAGGGCGGTGGCGGCGGCGGAGGCGGCGGCGGAATGGGCGGGTTGGGTCCGTTCGGCGACTGAATTCGTCTCGCCGAGATAGCCATCGCCGCGCTGTTCACGTCGATATTCGGGGGCGGCGCGTACCTCCTGCGATGCCATCGGATGACCGACCGACGCACCGCTTTTTTGTCCGGGCGACGTGAGTGCGAGTAGATGTCCGTCCGCGAAGTCGCTGTGCAGGCCTACCGGGAGGCCCTCCCTGCGCTGGCCGCGAGCGTGGTCGGCGGCCTGTTCGCCGGTGTCGTCCTCGGCGGGATGCGCGCGGAACTCCGGGACGTACCGGGTCTGCTCGTCCTCGTACCCGCACTGCTGGCGACCCGCGGGAACGTCTACGGGTCGCTCGGTGCGCGCCTCTCGACCGGACTCCATCAGGGGTTGGTCGAACCCGCGCTGGAACTCGACGACCGGGTGACGGCGGCAGTGGCCGCGGCGCTCGCAAACGGAATTCTGGCGAGTCTCTTCGCGGCGACGGTGGCGTTTCTGGTCCTCCGGGTCCTCGCCGAACCAGTCGCACCCCTTCCAACCCTGCTCGCAATCGCGCTGGTCGCGGGCCTGCTGTCGGGAGTCGCGCTGACCGTCGCGGTGGTCTCGGTCGTCTTTGTGGGGTTCCGCCGGGGGTACAACCCGGACACGCTGGTCGGGCCGCTGGTGACGACGACCGGCGACGTGTTCGGCATCTCCTTCCTCCTGCTTTCGGTCAGATTCGTCTTGGCACTGGGAGGGATGTAAGTGCAGACGGAGTGGAGCGTCCGGGCCATCACGCGGGCGACCCTGCCGGTCCTGCTCGCGCTCACGGTGGTCGAAATCGGGAGCGGTCTCGTTTTAGGGTCGTTCGAGCCGACCCTGCTGACCTACCCCTCCCTGCTGACGCTCGTGCCCGTGACCATCGGGACCGCCGGGAACCTCGGGAGCGTGCTGGCCGCGCGCCTCTCGACGGCGTTCCACCTCGGGACGCTCTCGTTCGACCCCGGCGACGACCAACTCGCGGGTAACGCAGTGGCGACGGTGGCGCTCGCGCTGACGATTTTCCCGGTCGTGGGCGCGGGCGCGTGGACGCTCTCGCTCGCGCTCGGGAGCGCGCGACTCCCCCTACTGACCGTCGTGGCGGTGGCGCTCGCCAGCGGCGCGGCGCTCGCGGTGGTCGCAATCGCGGTGACGCTGGTGGCGACCTACGCGGCGTATCGGTTCGAGTTAGACCCCGACGACGTGGTGATTCCGGTCGTGACGAACGCCTGTGACGTGTTGGGCGTCGTGGTGCTGTTTCTGGTCGTGCAGGTGTTGGTCTAGCGGCGGTCGAGAGCGGGGTTCCCGCTTTCAGACGATAGCGCGTAGCTGACTCGGTGATTGTACTCGATGACCGGGCGAGCGTATCGTGCGATTCTCGTCGCAGACGGGGCGACTCAATGCCCGCGGTCCGAATACAGCGGATGGGAGCAACGAACGACCGTCATCTAATCCGCAATCTGACGATAAACGTCGGGTCGCCCTACGCTTGCGACGACGGGGGTGTCACCTCGTCGCCTCCCTCGGCGGGAGTTCGCAGTTTCGACCCCGCGATACCGGAGCCGATGAGCAGAAGCGCGCCACCGGCCAGCAGGAACGGTTCCGCACCGAGGACGAACACGACGGTCTCTCCTTCGAAACCGGGGGCCTGAGGCGAGAACTCTCGATAGAGCGGCCTCCCCGGTGACCG
It contains:
- a CDS encoding magnesium transporter; this encodes MSVREVAVQAYREALPALAASVVGGLFAGVVLGGMRAELRDVPGLLVLVPALLATRGNVYGSLGARLSTGLHQGLVEPALELDDRVTAAVAAALANGILASLFAATVAFLVLRVLAEPVAPLPTLLAIALVAGLLSGVALTVAVVSVVFVGFRRGYNPDTLVGPLVTTTGDVFGISFLLLSVRFVLALGGM
- a CDS encoding magnesium transporter, with translation MQTEWSVRAITRATLPVLLALTVVEIGSGLVLGSFEPTLLTYPSLLTLVPVTIGTAGNLGSVLAARLSTAFHLGTLSFDPGDDQLAGNAVATVALALTIFPVVGAGAWTLSLALGSARLPLLTVVAVALASGAALAVVAIAVTLVATYAAYRFELDPDDVVIPVVTNACDVLGVVVLFLVVQVLV